Within Bradymonas sediminis, the genomic segment CACCGATTCCGAGCGCATGGAAACGGTCATGAATGACCCGCTCATTCTTCTTTATGACAAGAAGATCGGCGCCATGAAAGACCTGCTTCCCGTGCTTGAGCAGGTCCACCAGCAGGGAAGCCGTCCGCTCCTCATCATCGCCGAAGACATCGACGGCGAAGCGCTGGCGACCCTGGTCGTCAACAAATTGCGCGGCGTCCTCAACGTGGCTGCCGTCAAAGCGCCGGGCTTCGGCGACCGTCGCAAGCAGATGCTCGAAGACATCGCCGTGCTCACCGGCGCGCAGGTCATCAGCGAAGACCGCGGCATGCAGCTTGAAGCCACCAAGCTCACCGACCTGGGCTCGGCTGCCAGCATCACCATCACCAAAGACGCCACCGTCCTGGTCTCGGGCAAAGGCTCCAAAGCCGACATCAAGGCGCGTATCGCCCAGATTCAGGCGCAGATGGAGACGACCACCAGCGACTACGACCGTGAGAAGCTCCAGGAGCGTCTCGCCAAGCTTTCGGGTGGTGTTGCCGTGATGAAAGTCGGCGCCGCGACCGAGATCGAGATGAAAGAGAAGAAAGCGCGTGTTGAGGACGCTCTCAACGCGACCCGCGCAGCAGTCGAAGAGGGCATCGTCCCCGGCGGCGGCGTGGCTTTCCTTCGCACCATCAAATACCTCGACAAGGTCGAAGCCAAAGACGCCGAGCAGTTCGGTGTCTCCATCATCCGCCGCGCCATCGAGGAGCCGATTCGCCAGATCTCGCACAACGCGGGCATCGAAGGCTCGCTGGTCATCCGTGAAGTCCTCTCCAAAGACGGCAACTACGGCTATAACGCCGCGACCGACGTCTACGAAGACCTCATCGAAGCGGGTGTCATCGACCCGGCCAAAGTGACGCGCACCGCGCTGCAGAACGCAGCCAGCGTCGCCGGCCTGATGCTCACCACCGAAGCCATGATCGCCGAGAAGCCCAGCGACAACGATAACGCTGCTGGCGCCGCGATGGGCGGCATGGGTGGAATGGGCGGCATGGGCGGAATGGGCGGCATGGGCGGCATGATGTAAGCCCCCGTACCGACCGCGTCCTTCGGGGAGCCCGCGCCTGATTAAAGGCCGCCCCGGAGGCCGCGCTCCGCTGCACCTGTAGAAGAACTCCGCGCACATCGACCGATGTGCGCGGAGTTTTTTTTGTTTTATCCGCGACCCGGGCGGACCCGCAGTCACTCCTTAAAAAACACTCGGCAGTTGAAGCCAGAGCGGCGTGGGTGCTAGGCTATTTTCGATGTTCGTTTTCCACCCACCGACGATGCTGCGCTTGCCAGCGGTCAGCCCCCTACGAGTTATTCATGTCCACGCCGGTTCCCGACAGTCACCTTAGAGCGCAGCTCGTGCCGGGGAGGCTATTCGAGCAGAAATATCGGATTCTAAACGAGCTTGGTACCGGTAGTTTCGCGATCGTCGTCAAGGCGCGCCACGAAGTCATGGGCCGCGACGTCGCGCTTAAATGCCTGAAGCCCTCCGTGGTGCGCGCGCGCCCGGACGTCTCCCAGCGATTCGTCACCGAAGTCAAAATCGTCAGCCGCCTGCGCCACCCCAACACGGTCACCATCTTTGACTTTGGTCACACCGACCAGAACCTCGCGTATATGGTGCTCGAATACCTCGATGGCCAGACCCTTTGCGACACCATTGACGCCCAGGGCCCGTTCAGCCAGACGCGCGCCATTCATATCGCCCGCCAGATCTTGAAGAGCCTGGACGAAGCCCACTCCTATGGCATTGTCCACCGCGACCTGAAGCCCTCCAATATCATGCTCACCGAGATGCACGGCGAGCCGGACTTCGTGAAGGTCCTGGACTTCGGCGTGGCGAAATTGCTCGACGAGTCGTCGGCCCGCCAGGCCCCCGACGAGCCGCGATCCACCCAGTTTATCGGCACGCCTATTTA encodes:
- the groL gene encoding chaperonin GroEL (60 kDa chaperone family; promotes refolding of misfolded polypeptides especially under stressful conditions; forms two stacked rings of heptamers to form a barrel-shaped 14mer; ends can be capped by GroES; misfolded proteins enter the barrel where they are refolded when GroES binds), whose translation is MSAKEIIFDARARQQILQGVNTLANAVKVTLGPKGRNVVIEKSFGAPIITKDGVTVAKEVELEDRFQNMGAQLVKEVSSKTSDTAGDGTTTATVLAQAIYREGSKLVAAGHDPMSIKRGIDKAVAAVVEGIAEQAVRTNDRAKIAQVGTISANNDSQIGDLIAEAMEKVGQSGVITVEEAKGLIDELEFVEGMQFDRGYLSPYFVTDSERMETVMNDPLILLYDKKIGAMKDLLPVLEQVHQQGSRPLLIIAEDIDGEALATLVVNKLRGVLNVAAVKAPGFGDRRKQMLEDIAVLTGAQVISEDRGMQLEATKLTDLGSAASITITKDATVLVSGKGSKADIKARIAQIQAQMETTTSDYDREKLQERLAKLSGGVAVMKVGAATEIEMKEKKARVEDALNATRAAVEEGIVPGGGVAFLRTIKYLDKVEAKDAEQFGVSIIRRAIEEPIRQISHNAGIEGSLVIREVLSKDGNYGYNAATDVYEDLIEAGVIDPAKVTRTALQNAASVAGLMLTTEAMIAEKPSDNDNAAGAAMGGMGGMGGMGGMGGMGGMM